The DNA sequence CCGATATCTCATGGCGACCTACAGACGAACGATTCCCTGAAAGAGATCAATAGAGTTACATTGTATAGAGCTCTCAATGCCCTTGTGGATGCAGGATTAGTACATAAGGTTCTTGGCGTTGACGGCTGTTGGTATTTTTGCCTCCATGAAACGGAGAAGCCTGGATGCCCAGGAGACCATCCTCACTTTTATTGTCTCAAGTGCGGTAGCATGGAATGCCTCAAAGAATACAACTTACCCTTCATCGAGGTCCCTAAAGGATACCTCGTCGAAGGCAAGCAAATGCTTGTGTATGGGGTTTGCGGAAAGTGTCGACATAACATGGATTGATGTCAAGAAAGAGTTGAAAACAGTACATCATCGCCTAGCTTAACGGGGTCTTTTTCGTCCTCATGTACGACCTCTACAATCGATGAATCGTCATATACGGATATGACTTTAAGGTTTCCCTTAATTTCATGGTAACTGTATCCATTTAGATCGTGATCCCTTATGGCGTATAAAATAGCTCCCCTTTTAAGGGAGTCCTTGAGTCCTAAATCGGTTATGAACCTCTTCTGCGTTTTTTGTTCGTTTGATGCGTTGCAGTCGATGGCTCCTATTATCTTCCCCTTTATGCCGTATTGGGCCAAATCTTGATAGAGCTCATTTTTTGCCCTATACAACGTCTTCTTTATAGCTTGCCAGTATAAGGATTTTTCGAAGTTATCCCACCAAGGGCGTTTAAAGAAGCTCTCTTCGTAAATCGGGTACCAGCGTACATCGCTAATTTTATATTCTCGACGCCATGACGTGACGTTACCTTCATCGCTTCTTTTTTGATAGTTTATCCGTAAAAAAGCGACAGCCCGCTCTGTTGAGCCCAGTAGATCGCTTTCCTTGGGCTTGATATCTCGAAGCACAACTTCAGCTTGCAACATAGCTCCTTCCCTTGTTGCCGTCACGTAAACCAACGGTGATTCCTCAAGCATTCTGATGAATTCGGCTTTAATTTTTTGGGGCAGTACGTCATACGTCAAAGTAAACCTGTCCTTGTATATCTTTAGATCGGTTTCGTTTTTAACATCATCCACGTAGATGTCGATAGGCAAGGCATTTGCCTTGATTTCGACGGCAAAAAACAGAACGAAGAAAACAGCCATAAGCCCACGCCAGAAGGATCTGCAAGCCATGTTTGATCTCTCCTAAACAATGTTTAAATGTTCATTAACCGACCGAAAGAAGGCGTCAATATCCTCATCTACAACCAAGCTTACTTTGCTCATGGGTAAATACGCGGTGGAAAACTCTCCTTTGTTTACGACCACTATGGTTCCCCTGCACTCTGCAGGTATCAAAGCGGCCGGTGTCACGACTAGCGAGGATCCCACGACGAAAAACAGGTCGCTTTCCCTTGCAAGCTGTATGCATTTATCCAAATACTTAACGGGTTCCCCAAAAAACACTATGTCAGGCTTTATTACACCCCCACAGGCGTCACAGCGAGGGATATCTTCCTCGAAAGTCTTTTTAAGGCTTTCCTCGTAAGTGTAGGCCTTGCCGCACTTAACGCAAAAACTTTCCCACACACCGCCATGTATCTCGTATACCTTTTTGGAACCGGCTCTTTGATGAAGGGAATCTATATTTTGCGTTATGATCCCGATTAGCTTGCCAATTTCCTCGAGCTTGGCGAAGAACTTATGGGCAAACGTAGGTTGTACCTGTTGCAGTGCCCTTAAAAACTCCCTATGAAACCTGTAAAAAAGAGAAGGATCACGGTAAAAATAAGAGATATCAAAGATCCTCTCCGGATTTTCTATGCCGGCCGTACGATATAATCCTTTCGGTCCCCTAAAATCAGGTATGCCTGCATTGGTCGAGATTCCGGCCCCGGAAAGCAAGCAAATTTTCTTGGCCTCTTTGATCATGTCAGCACATTTGGCAGCTAAATCTGACATGCTCGTCACCTCCTAGGTGCTTCCGGTTCTCGCATATTTTCATAATATACTTTATCATTAATGGAGGATATTTGCATCCTCCGCTTTATAGGAATAGTGTATCGTGATGGAGGGATAAAGGTGGCAAATAGGTATGATGTGATAGTGGTAGGAGCTGGACCAGCCGGTCTTTTTGCAGCCCTCGAATTGTCAAAGGCAAATTTAAGCGTCCTTTTGGTGGATAAGGGAAAGACCCTTGAGGAACGTAAGTGTCCGTTGAAGATGGGTTTGGTTCCGACATGTGCTCACTGCAATTCCTGCAGTCTTATGTGTGGGTGGGGAGGAGCTGGGGCTTTTAGCGATGGCAAATTGACATTGACTCCCCATTTTGGCGGGAACCTCGAAAAATACGTGGGCAAAGAAAAATTGCTCGCGTTGCTGGACGAGGTTGATTCCATCTGGATGGAGCACGGTGCAAATTCGGCCCCGCTTTTCGAGCCGGACCCCGAATTCGCATCAAGCGTAATAAAAAGGGGTCGTGTCGCTGGACTGCAGGTAATTCCGGCCAAGATACGCCACATAGGCACGGATAGGACCAAGGAAGTGCTGCGCAATATCTATCATAAGCTGCGCGATAAAGTTGACATATTAATGAATACTGAGGTAAAGAGCATCTTGTCTGAGGATGGCAAGGTTAAAGGTGTAGAGCTTGTTAGCGGAGAAAGGCTTGATGCAGAATATGTGTTGCTTGCCCCTGGCAGGGAAGGAGCTCCCTGGATGGAGCGCACCAGCAAGGAGCTTGGACTGTCTGTGGATTCTCTGCCGGTAGACGTTGGCGTCAGGGTTGAAATTCCTGCTGAGTTGGCCGAGGAGTTGACTGAACAGTTTTACGAAGTGAAGGCCATATACAACTCTCCTACCTTCGACGATCAGGTTCGGACATTTTGCATGTGTCCTTACGGAGAAGTGGTAACGGAGTTTCAGTCCGACGGGGGAGTGGTCACCGTTAACGGACATAGCTACAGGGATAAAAAGACTGATAATACTAACTTTGCCATCCTCGTGAGCACGGATTTCACCCAGCCCTTTCACGATCCAAACGGATACGGTGTTCACATCGCTCGGCTTGCCAACATGTTGGGCGGATCGGTATTGGTTCAACGCCTGGGAGATCTAAAACTTGGGAGGCGTTCGACCCGCTCGAGGATAGAAAGGGGCTTGGTAAAGCCAACATTGGTAGAGGCTGAACCCGGCGACCTTTCTTTCGCCCTCCCCTACAGGCACTTGAAAGATATATTAGAGATGCTTGAAGCGCTGGAATCTATAATTCCCCATGTAAACGATAAATATACATTGCTTTATGGCATTGAGGTAAAATTTTATAGCCTTAAGCTTGCCTTGGATAGTAAGCTTAAGACCTCCGTCAAGGGTCTATATGCAGCCGGTGACGGAGCTGGTGTGACCCGAGGTGTAATTCAGGCCTCGGCGAGTGGATTGGTCTCGGCAAGGAGCATAATCGAGGAGATCAATAAAACGGTTTCAAATAGCTAACTCGACTTGAGGTATAATTAAGTTCGTGAAAATCTAGATGGATGTGAAGGGGTAAACGATATAGCGAGAGTAAACATTTTCTGGCTGACATTACTGGATAGCATATAATTTACATGGTGCAAAAGCATGTTACTGGAGGAAGGAGGCAAAGCTATGGGTGTTGACAAGATTGATCTACAGGCACTCTTCACGTTAAGTTACGGGCTTTATATTGTCACTGGAACTCATGACGGTAAGATGAACGGGCAGATCGCTAATGCATTGATGCAGGTGACTGCAGATCCGATATGCTTGGTGGCCGCCCTGCACAAGGACAACTTGACGACCGAGCTAGTGGAGAAGGGAAAGGCCTTTGGAGTTTCGGTGCTTGAAGAAGATACGCCGATGACCTTTATAGGCACCTTTGGTTTTAAGTGTGGACGTGACATTGATAAGATGTGTCAATGTCAATATAAGATCGGCGAGACAGGTGTCCCATTGGTATTGGATCATTCCCTTGCCGTTATAGAGGCAAAGGTGATCGACGTAATTCCTGTGTATACTCATAAGCTCTTCGTGGCCGAAGTCGTATCTGCTGAGACGCTAAAAAGCGGTACTGCATTGACCTACGCCAATTACAGGTTGATCAAGGGTGGGAAATCTCCCAAAA is a window from the Acetomicrobium flavidum genome containing:
- a CDS encoding NAD(P)/FAD-dependent oxidoreductase, translated to MANRYDVIVVGAGPAGLFAALELSKANLSVLLVDKGKTLEERKCPLKMGLVPTCAHCNSCSLMCGWGGAGAFSDGKLTLTPHFGGNLEKYVGKEKLLALLDEVDSIWMEHGANSAPLFEPDPEFASSVIKRGRVAGLQVIPAKIRHIGTDRTKEVLRNIYHKLRDKVDILMNTEVKSILSEDGKVKGVELVSGERLDAEYVLLAPGREGAPWMERTSKELGLSVDSLPVDVGVRVEIPAELAEELTEQFYEVKAIYNSPTFDDQVRTFCMCPYGEVVTEFQSDGGVVTVNGHSYRDKKTDNTNFAILVSTDFTQPFHDPNGYGVHIARLANMLGGSVLVQRLGDLKLGRRSTRSRIERGLVKPTLVEAEPGDLSFALPYRHLKDILEMLEALESIIPHVNDKYTLLYGIEVKFYSLKLALDSKLKTSVKGLYAAGDGAGVTRGVIQASASGLVSARSIIEEINKTVSNS
- a CDS encoding SIR2 family NAD-dependent protein deacylase — its product is MSDLAAKCADMIKEAKKICLLSGAGISTNAGIPDFRGPKGLYRTAGIENPERIFDISYFYRDPSLFYRFHREFLRALQQVQPTFAHKFFAKLEEIGKLIGIITQNIDSLHQRAGSKKVYEIHGGVWESFCVKCGKAYTYEESLKKTFEEDIPRCDACGGVIKPDIVFFGEPVKYLDKCIQLARESDLFFVVGSSLVVTPAALIPAECRGTIVVVNKGEFSTAYLPMSKVSLVVDEDIDAFFRSVNEHLNIV
- a CDS encoding flavin reductase family protein, which gives rise to MGVDKIDLQALFTLSYGLYIVTGTHDGKMNGQIANALMQVTADPICLVAALHKDNLTTELVEKGKAFGVSVLEEDTPMTFIGTFGFKCGRDIDKMCQCQYKIGETGVPLVLDHSLAVIEAKVIDVIPVYTHKLFVAEVVSAETLKSGTALTYANYRLIKGGKSPKNAPTFVFNKA
- a CDS encoding Fur family transcriptional regulator; protein product: MNDIRNTLKLFNIRPTKARVLICEILMKEGRPISHGDLQTNDSLKEINRVTLYRALNALVDAGLVHKVLGVDGCWYFCLHETEKPGCPGDHPHFYCLKCGSMECLKEYNLPFIEVPKGYLVEGKQMLVYGVCGKCRHNMD